The nucleotide sequence GGCGCAGACCCTGAGAGAGCGCGGGCTGCCGCTGCCGATTCTGGCGGGCCTGGAAACGGGAGCCGGGGTCTGGAATGCCCGTGAAATCATGGAGGTGCCCGAGGTCGCCTGGGCCTACTTCGGGGCCGAGGACTACACCACCGACCTCGGCGGCAAGCGCACGCCGGGCAATCTGGAAGTGCTCTACGCCCGCTCGCAGGTCGCGCTCGCCGCGCGGCTGACCGGGGTGTCGGCGCTCGACATCGTGGTGACGGCGCTGAACGACCCTGATGCCTTCCGGGCCGACGCCGAGCAGGGCCGCGCCCTGGGCTACAGCGGCAAGCTGTGCATTCACCCCGCGCAGGTGGCGCTGGCGCACGAATGTTTCGGCCCGACCGAGGCCGACCTGACCCGCGCCCGCCGCCTGCTGGACGCCGCCGCCGAGGCCGCTGCACGCGGGCACGGCGCCTTCAGCTTCGAGGGGCAGATGGTGGACGAACCGATGCTCGCCAAGGCCCGCGCCCTGCTCAGTCACGACCTTTAGAGCATTTGACAGAAAGATATGCTGCGATATACGTGGGTGAACCAGCCAAAAATGTCTTTGAGAGACACCTGAGACAAGGCGAGACCTATCGCCTCAATCAGAAGGTGAACTTCCCGCCACTGGCCAGCACGAATCAGGGCTTTGAGCTTGGAGAACATCATCTCAATGGGATTGAAATCTGGGCTGTAAGGCGGCAGGAAGAGGAGCGTGCACCCACGCTCCTCAATCAGTTGCTTCACACTGGCCCGATGATGCGCGGAGAGATTGTCGAGCACGACCACTTGCCCTGGGGTCAGGGCTGGACACAACACTTCGCGGATGTACCACTCGAAAATAGTGCCGTTTACGGCACCCTCAATAACGAGCGGCGCAAAAGGACCGCTCGCCTGGAGTGCACAAATCAGCGTCTGATTTTTGCCCCAGTTGCGTGGAGTCTGCCCTGTTGCCCGTTGATGACTTGGCGCTCGGCCATACAGACGAGTGAGCGCGGTGTTAAAGCCGCATTCGTCCAAAAAAACCAATTTTGCTGGTGTCGGAAGCACAGCGGAAATATCGCCCTGGAACTGCGTTCGCAGTTCCTCATTCCGCTCGCTGGCGACCAGCGTTTTTTTTATGGGTGATCCCATGCCGTCGGAAGACGCGATCAACGGTGCGATACGACGTTTTGAAACCAGTGCATTCAAAGAGCTTGTCGGCATGCTCCTGTAAAGTGTCGTCTGGACGCTCCTCAACTTGCTTGAGGAGCTGTTCTTCGTGTTCTGGTTGCATCTTCCTGGGGCGGCCCGGTGGACGGATACGTTCAGTGAGTGTCCCAGCCTTCTCTTTACGGAGATACTCCTGAACCGTGATCACACCAACTTGAAAGCGCGCTGCCACTTCACGGG is from Deinococcus wulumuqiensis R12 and encodes:
- a CDS encoding HpcH/HpaI aldolase/citrate lyase family protein codes for the protein MKAAPTLLRSVLFAPGNRADLIAKLPRSAPDAVVIDLEDAVPGTPEAKAAARPVAHDAARDLIAAAPHLAVFVRVNALHSPYFADDLGVLTPELSGVVVPKLETGAQARQVAQTLRERGLPLPILAGLETGAGVWNAREIMEVPEVAWAYFGAEDYTTDLGGKRTPGNLEVLYARSQVALAARLTGVSALDIVVTALNDPDAFRADAEQGRALGYSGKLCIHPAQVALAHECFGPTEADLTRARRLLDAAAEAAARGHGAFSFEGQMVDEPMLAKARALLSHDL
- a CDS encoding IS630 family transposase (programmed frameshift); this encodes MRRVGGAGYGNDLRERIVEARHAGMSTREVAARFQVGVITVQEYLRKEKAGTLTERIRPPGRPRKMQPEHEEQLLKQVEERPDDTLQEHADKLFECTGFKTSYRTVDRVFRRHGITHKKTLVASERNEELRTQFQGDISAVLPTPAKLVFLDECGFNTALTRLYGRAPSHQRATGQTPRNWGKNQTLICALQASGPFAPLVIEGAVNGTIFEWYIREVLCPALTPGQVVVLDNLSAHHRASVKQLIEERGCTLLFLPPYSPDFNPIEMMFSKLKALIRAGQWREVHLLIEAIGLALSQVSLKDIFGWFTHVYRSISFCQML